A genomic stretch from Anaerolinea thermophila UNI-1 includes:
- the mnhG gene encoding monovalent cation/H(+) antiporter subunit G: MNIVIVGLAFLGAFFIFLASIGILRMPDLFLRMSATAKAGTLGVGTLLFATILHFQDFVITSRALATIIFLILTAPVAAHMIARAAYFDGTPLWEGTVRDDLKNHYQLTTHALDSQVHPAEDTPSIETAEGDDFTEEG, translated from the coding sequence ATGAACATTGTGATTGTTGGACTGGCATTTTTGGGAGCCTTCTTCATCTTCCTTGCCTCTATCGGCATTCTGCGCATGCCCGATTTGTTCCTGCGCATGTCGGCAACGGCTAAAGCCGGAACGCTTGGAGTAGGCACGCTGTTGTTTGCCACCATCCTGCACTTTCAGGATTTCGTCATTACCAGCCGGGCGCTGGCGACCATTATCTTCCTGATCCTCACTGCACCGGTTGCCGCCCATATGATTGCCCGCGCCGCCTACTTTGACGGCACCCCTCTCTGGGAAGGTACGGTGCGGGATGATTTGAAAAACCATTACCAGCTGACTACTCACGCGCTGGACAGTCAGGTGCATCCTGCCGAAGACACCCCCAGCATAGAGACTGCTGAAGGCGACGACTTTACCGAAGAAGGCTAA
- a CDS encoding monovalent cation/H+ antiporter complex subunit F yields the protein MIMDWMWTLVIGLIGLAFIFTVIRLIRGPRLPDRVVALDLITAEIIGVIAVASVRANQPAFLDVAIILALISFLGTVAFAYYIEQRV from the coding sequence ATGATCATGGATTGGATGTGGACACTCGTGATTGGATTGATTGGGCTGGCATTCATCTTCACCGTGATTCGGCTCATCCGCGGTCCGCGCTTGCCTGACCGGGTGGTGGCGCTGGATCTGATCACCGCGGAGATTATCGGCGTGATTGCGGTTGCCTCGGTGCGTGCCAACCAACCGGCTTTTCTGGATGTTGCCATCATCCTGGCGCTGATTTCGTTTCTGGGCACGGTAGCCTTTGCCTACTACATTGAACAGCGCGTGTAA
- a CDS encoding Na+/H+ antiporter subunit E encodes MRLFLLNVLLAIAWGALTGNFEPENLIGGFALAYLILWLAFSRRPQTRYFRRFPRAVEFILFMAWEIFLANLRVAVTVLSPRPRLRPAVVGVPLSLKSPAEISLLMNLLTLTPGTLSLDVSSDRTLLFVHTLWLESPEEFIQKIKQDYERRIMELFE; translated from the coding sequence ATGAGGCTCTTTTTGCTGAATGTTTTGCTTGCCATTGCTTGGGGCGCACTGACGGGGAATTTTGAGCCGGAAAACCTCATCGGAGGGTTTGCCCTGGCTTACCTCATCCTGTGGCTTGCCTTCTCCCGGCGTCCCCAGACGCGCTATTTTCGACGCTTTCCCCGAGCAGTGGAATTTATCCTTTTCATGGCGTGGGAAATTTTCCTCGCCAATCTCCGCGTTGCGGTCACTGTGCTTTCGCCCCGACCCAGGCTCCGCCCTGCCGTGGTTGGCGTCCCGCTCAGCCTGAAAAGCCCGGCAGAGATTTCTCTGCTGATGAATTTACTCACCCTCACACCGGGAACGCTCTCGCTGGATGTTTCCAGTGACCGAACATTACTCTTCGTCCACACGCTGTGGTTGGAAAGTCCGGAAGAATTTATCCAGAAAATTAAGCAGGATTATGAAAGACGCATCATGGAGTTGTTCGAATGA
- a CDS encoding Na+/H+ antiporter subunit D, translating into MNGLSIAPIVLALVWGILGLIFWQRTRVLRWLGVAGSTSFVALSIVLLLLVQKEQFLVIQVGAWRAPFGITITIDLLSALMVTMTSVLAWFIALFSLTEVDEAQARYGFYPLFFLLLMGVFGAFTTGDLFNLYVWFEVMLMASFVLMALGGHRAQLEGATKYVLLNLIGSTFFLIAAGLTYSMTGTLNMADLAVQIREVEHSTLPLVLSAIFLVAFGIKAAIFPLFFWLPASYHTPPIAVTALFSGLLTKVGVYAMLRVFTLIFPMNGTILQSILLILAGFTMVTGVLGAAAQWDLRRLLSFHIISQIGYLIMGLGLFTPLALAGTIFFTLHVVIAKAALFLVSGMIQRLTGTFNLKPLGNLAQTQPAMALLFAFPALSLAGLPPFSGFFAKLALVRAGLEVQQGAIVAVSLAVSLLTLFSMSKIWQEAFWKPAKREEKGALPANLWGAVSGIVLVSVLLGLLANPIMTLSLQAAHQLLQPSLYVQAVLGGLP; encoded by the coding sequence ATGAACGGATTGAGCATTGCACCCATCGTCCTGGCACTGGTTTGGGGTATTCTGGGGCTAATTTTCTGGCAACGCACCCGCGTGTTGCGATGGCTGGGGGTGGCTGGCAGTACTTCTTTTGTGGCACTCTCCATTGTCCTGCTTCTTCTGGTACAAAAAGAACAATTCCTTGTGATTCAGGTGGGAGCCTGGCGAGCACCTTTCGGCATCACCATCACCATAGACCTGCTGAGTGCCCTGATGGTCACCATGACCAGCGTGCTGGCGTGGTTCATCGCCCTTTTCAGCCTCACCGAAGTAGATGAAGCCCAGGCGCGCTACGGGTTTTACCCTCTGTTTTTCCTGTTGCTCATGGGAGTCTTCGGCGCATTTACTACCGGTGATTTGTTCAACCTGTACGTGTGGTTTGAAGTGATGCTGATGGCTTCCTTTGTGCTGATGGCGCTGGGTGGTCACCGCGCGCAATTGGAGGGCGCCACCAAGTACGTCCTGCTGAACCTGATTGGCTCCACCTTTTTCCTGATTGCCGCCGGTTTGACTTACAGCATGACCGGCACGCTGAACATGGCAGACCTTGCCGTGCAGATTCGCGAAGTGGAGCATTCCACCCTGCCGCTGGTGCTTTCGGCAATTTTCCTGGTGGCTTTTGGGATTAAAGCCGCCATCTTCCCGCTGTTTTTCTGGCTGCCGGCATCCTACCACACCCCGCCAATCGCCGTCACGGCGCTGTTTTCGGGATTGTTGACCAAGGTGGGTGTGTACGCCATGCTTCGCGTCTTCACGCTGATTTTCCCCATGAACGGCACCATCCTTCAGTCTATCCTGCTCATCCTGGCGGGATTCACTATGGTCACCGGCGTGCTGGGCGCCGCCGCCCAGTGGGATTTGCGCCGCTTGCTATCGTTTCACATCATCAGCCAGATTGGTTATCTCATCATGGGGCTGGGGTTGTTCACTCCGCTGGCACTGGCAGGGACGATTTTCTTCACCCTGCACGTGGTAATTGCCAAAGCCGCACTCTTTCTGGTTTCGGGGATGATACAGCGTCTGACAGGGACGTTTAACCTGAAACCGCTGGGCAACCTTGCCCAAACTCAGCCAGCCATGGCTCTGCTGTTCGCCTTCCCCGCCCTTTCGCTGGCAGGGTTACCGCCTTTCTCGGGCTTTTTTGCCAAACTGGCACTGGTGCGCGCCGGGCTGGAAGTACAACAAGGGGCAATTGTTGCCGTCTCGCTGGCGGTGAGCCTGTTGACTCTGTTTTCGATGAGCAAAATCTGGCAGGAAGCCTTCTGGAAACCTGCCAAACGGGAGGAAAAAGGCGCCTTGCCCGCCAATCTCTGGGGAGCGGTGAGTGGAATCGTCCTCGTGAGCGTGCTGTTAGGTTTGCTTGCCAATCCCATCATGACGTTAAGCCTGCAAGCCGCCCATCAACTTCTTCAGCCCTCGCTGTATGTCCAAGCGGTGTTGGGAGGTCTTCCATGA